In a genomic window of Feifania hominis:
- a CDS encoding ATP-binding protein: protein MRLTEIHIGHFGGLHDFTLRPEPGINLLCCGNEWGKSTVAAFLKFMFYGFPKRTRRRDEDPLESDRERYQPWSGERIEGSLTLESGGRLYRIDRTAGDRRDRVAVMDALTGEPVREVQDLAQPGVWLFGVDEGTFERTVFVRQSGVEVTAHGELETRIRNLVTTGDETTSYGETAEKLAKLKSGLMTPTGRGGSIVAVENEMIQQRLALERAQAAFEQHRSESRRLREVERRLAAVGEELATLERERGQAGLRERVARARRAAELDRQLRIERERAERKPAVTGEELDRLALELEELTQLAARRDLAEREQAAAETRYEQAEERARQTPAPQPAKRGTAAPAVILWLTALGAAAAAIVLSPLLWVAAGVLAVFGTLFFTVLRKPAEPDGSEETAARAQWELEEAAARLKDCEREASAAAQALRDALAQAAHTAQQCGLPAENEAQLRAAILQARQSLADSAAARERAALLENNLRALCGDEPPEELLRLAQQSVELPAAPEPDSGRERSLRAEQLSLTRERGELRARVEAFLEKGELPADCEERIAALSQKKRRQQDTYRALELASQALDEAFAQLRNNFTPQVNAEAGRLFSQMLQGRYERLLIDHECRIRVDTGSAVHELGYFSRGTRDAAYLAFRLAVSRLIYQGERPPMVFDDAFSNLDDARLGQCMELLRSLSQDTQILLLSCQTRERRLLGGGAHLLAQSANEKKVVI, encoded by the coding sequence ATGAGATTGACTGAGATTCACATCGGCCACTTCGGCGGGCTGCACGACTTCACTCTGCGCCCCGAGCCGGGAATCAATCTGCTCTGCTGCGGCAACGAGTGGGGCAAGAGCACTGTCGCGGCGTTTTTGAAATTCATGTTCTACGGCTTTCCAAAGCGGACCCGCCGCCGCGATGAGGACCCTCTGGAATCGGATCGCGAGCGCTACCAGCCCTGGAGCGGCGAGCGCATTGAGGGCTCGCTGACGCTTGAGAGCGGCGGACGGCTCTACCGCATCGACCGCACGGCGGGCGACCGCCGAGATCGGGTGGCCGTCATGGACGCGCTCACCGGCGAGCCCGTGCGGGAGGTACAGGATCTCGCCCAGCCGGGTGTGTGGCTCTTCGGTGTGGATGAGGGCACTTTCGAGCGTACGGTCTTTGTGCGCCAGTCAGGCGTTGAGGTCACGGCCCACGGGGAGCTGGAGACCCGCATTCGCAACCTTGTGACCACCGGCGACGAGACCACCTCCTACGGGGAGACGGCTGAGAAACTTGCAAAGCTCAAAAGCGGGCTGATGACCCCGACCGGCCGCGGGGGAAGCATTGTGGCTGTAGAAAACGAGATGATACAGCAGCGCCTGGCGCTCGAACGCGCACAGGCGGCCTTTGAACAGCACCGCAGCGAATCGCGCCGTCTGCGCGAGGTGGAGCGGCGTCTCGCGGCCGTGGGCGAGGAACTCGCGACACTCGAGCGGGAGCGTGGGCAGGCCGGGCTGCGCGAGCGTGTCGCGCGCGCGCGCCGGGCGGCTGAGCTCGACAGGCAGCTGCGTATCGAGCGGGAGAGGGCGGAGCGTAAGCCTGCTGTGACCGGTGAGGAACTCGACCGGCTCGCACTCGAGCTCGAGGAGCTCACGCAGCTCGCGGCGCGACGGGATCTCGCCGAGCGGGAGCAGGCTGCCGCAGAGACCCGATACGAGCAGGCCGAGGAGCGGGCCCGGCAGACTCCGGCGCCGCAGCCGGCAAAGCGGGGAACCGCAGCGCCGGCCGTGATTCTCTGGCTGACTGCGCTCGGCGCGGCGGCCGCTGCCATTGTCCTCTCCCCGCTTCTCTGGGTGGCGGCGGGCGTGCTCGCCGTCTTTGGAACGCTGTTTTTTACGGTGCTTCGAAAGCCCGCCGAACCCGATGGCTCCGAGGAGACAGCGGCGCGTGCGCAGTGGGAGCTTGAAGAGGCTGCCGCGCGGCTCAAAGACTGTGAGAGGGAGGCTTCCGCCGCCGCGCAGGCGCTTCGCGACGCCCTTGCACAGGCGGCGCACACCGCGCAGCAGTGCGGCCTGCCGGCGGAGAATGAGGCGCAGCTTCGCGCCGCCATTTTGCAGGCGAGGCAGTCGCTCGCGGACAGCGCGGCCGCCCGGGAGCGCGCGGCGCTGCTTGAGAATAACCTCAGAGCTCTCTGCGGCGACGAGCCGCCCGAGGAGCTTTTGCGCCTTGCGCAGCAGAGCGTGGAGCTGCCGGCGGCGCCTGAGCCGGACAGCGGCCGGGAGCGCAGCCTGCGCGCGGAGCAGCTGAGTCTGACGAGAGAGCGCGGCGAGCTCCGCGCCCGCGTCGAGGCGTTTCTCGAAAAGGGAGAGCTGCCGGCGGACTGCGAGGAGCGCATCGCGGCTCTCTCACAGAAAAAGCGCCGCCAGCAGGACACCTACCGTGCGCTCGAGCTCGCGTCGCAGGCGCTCGACGAGGCGTTTGCGCAGCTGCGAAACAACTTTACCCCCCAGGTGAACGCCGAGGCGGGCCGGCTGTTTTCTCAGATGCTGCAGGGCCGTTATGAGCGGCTTCTCATCGACCACGAGTGCCGCATTCGCGTGGACACGGGCAGCGCCGTACACGAGCTGGGTTATTTCAGCCGCGGGACGCGCGATGCTGCCTATCTCGCCTTTCGCCTGGCGGTGAGCCGGCTGATCTATCAGGGCGAGCGTCCGCCGATGGTCTTTGACGACGCATTTTCCAATCTCGACGACGCGCGGCTTGGGCAGTGCATGGAGCTTCTGCGCTCTCTGTCACAGGACACGCAGATTCTGCTGCTGAGCTGCCAGACGCGCGAGCGCAGGCTGCTCGGCGGCGGCGCTCATCTGCTCGCCCAGAGTGCAAATGAGAAAAAAGTTGTGATTTAG
- a CDS encoding Asp23/Gls24 family envelope stress response protein: MIKMENNNGEILISNEVLANIVGHAANECFGVAGMAHKSTADGIVALLKKDGYDKGVKVGATDDKLNIELHIVVTYGTPLQALCDSIIEKVKYQVEEMTGFEVGEITIYVDRMDV, from the coding sequence ATGATTAAAATGGAAAACAACAACGGCGAGATTCTGATCTCAAACGAGGTGCTTGCCAATATTGTAGGCCACGCGGCAAACGAGTGCTTCGGCGTCGCGGGGATGGCACACAAGAGCACGGCTGACGGCATTGTCGCGCTGCTGAAAAAAGACGGCTACGACAAGGGCGTCAAAGTGGGCGCGACGGACGATAAGCTGAACATCGAACTGCACATTGTTGTAACCTACGGCACTCCGCTTCAGGCGCTGTGCGACAGCATCATCGAAAAGGTCAAATACCAGGTGGAGGAAATGACCGGCTTCGAGGTGGGCGAAATTACAATTTATGTCGACAGAATGGATGTCTGA
- the recG gene encoding ATP-dependent DNA helicase RecG, producing MDRLHSDIQYLKGIGPERARAFARLGIQSVSQLLYTFPRDYEDRTRVVPLGETVLGDTCSVRLTVVSEPRAYRVRKGMELLKFRAADGAMNCEITYFNQKFLKDKFVPGQEYLFYGKIEGNFITRSMANPAFEPAAEGDAGGSIVPIYRLTAGLSQTVMRKSLREALKVAESEFHDPLPEDLRRDYDLCGSVFALENIHFPTDEKSLTPARRRMVFEEFFLLQLGMFTLKNRRRGQTPVRMSRNVTLDGFLSRLPFSLTGAQRRTLTECVDDLAGDEPMNRLVQGDVGSGKTVVAAGVAYYVVKNGYQAAMMVPTEILATQHFLNLAPLLDRCGIRTAVLTGSQPAATRRSILEQLASGEIDFVIGTHALLGEQVHFSRLGLIVTDEQHRFGVAQRAQLAAKGENPHVLVMSATPIPRTLALIIYGDLDVSVIDELPPGRQEIQTVGIDSSKRTRAYGYIRRELAAGRQAYIVCPLVEESETGDSDLHDVMQYSQTLQREVFPDFRVGFLHGRMKQADKDAIMADFVSNRIQVLVSTTVIEVGVDVKNATVMMIENAERFGLSALHQLRGRVGRGEHKSLCVLVSDSRNEKTVERLRTLCRTNDGFQIAEADLKLRGPGDFFGVRQHGLPALRIADMAGDMRILKEAQEAAADLLRRDPALEAPELLPLREKLEELFALEEGNFLN from the coding sequence GTGGACAGGCTCCACTCGGACATTCAATATCTCAAGGGAATCGGACCTGAGAGGGCCCGTGCTTTTGCGCGCCTCGGCATCCAGAGCGTCTCGCAGCTTCTGTACACGTTCCCGCGGGACTATGAGGATCGCACGCGGGTGGTGCCGCTCGGCGAGACGGTGCTCGGCGACACCTGCTCGGTGAGGCTCACCGTGGTCAGCGAGCCGCGCGCCTACCGCGTGAGAAAGGGCATGGAGCTTCTGAAATTCCGCGCGGCGGACGGGGCGATGAACTGTGAGATCACCTACTTCAACCAGAAGTTTTTAAAGGACAAATTTGTCCCGGGGCAGGAGTATCTCTTCTATGGCAAGATCGAGGGCAATTTCATCACCCGCTCCATGGCAAACCCGGCTTTCGAGCCGGCGGCTGAGGGCGATGCTGGGGGCAGCATTGTACCCATCTACCGGCTGACGGCGGGGCTGAGCCAGACGGTTATGCGAAAGTCGCTGCGCGAGGCGCTCAAGGTCGCAGAGAGCGAGTTTCACGACCCGCTGCCGGAGGATCTGCGCCGGGACTACGACTTGTGCGGCAGTGTCTTCGCGCTCGAAAACATCCACTTTCCGACCGATGAGAAGAGTCTGACGCCTGCGCGGCGGCGTATGGTATTCGAGGAGTTTTTTCTGCTTCAGCTCGGCATGTTCACTCTGAAAAACCGCCGCCGGGGCCAGACGCCGGTTCGTATGAGCCGCAATGTGACGCTCGACGGCTTTCTCTCACGGCTGCCGTTCTCCCTGACCGGCGCGCAGCGGCGCACGCTCACCGAGTGCGTTGACGATCTCGCGGGGGACGAGCCGATGAACCGACTCGTGCAGGGCGACGTCGGCAGCGGCAAGACTGTCGTGGCCGCGGGCGTTGCATACTACGTGGTCAAAAACGGTTACCAGGCCGCGATGATGGTGCCGACGGAGATTCTCGCCACCCAGCACTTCCTCAATCTGGCGCCGCTGCTCGACCGGTGCGGCATCCGCACAGCGGTGCTCACCGGCAGTCAGCCGGCGGCAACAAGGCGCAGCATCCTCGAGCAGCTCGCGTCGGGGGAGATCGACTTTGTCATCGGCACCCATGCGCTGCTCGGCGAGCAGGTGCACTTTTCACGGCTCGGGCTGATCGTGACCGATGAGCAGCACCGCTTTGGTGTGGCGCAGCGCGCCCAGCTCGCGGCAAAGGGGGAGAACCCCCATGTGCTTGTCATGTCGGCGACTCCCATTCCGCGAACGCTCGCGCTGATCATCTACGGGGATCTCGACGTGTCTGTCATCGACGAGCTGCCCCCCGGACGGCAGGAGATTCAGACCGTCGGCATCGACAGCTCAAAGCGGACGCGGGCCTACGGCTACATCCGCCGCGAGCTCGCGGCGGGGCGGCAGGCCTACATCGTCTGCCCGCTCGTTGAGGAGAGTGAGACCGGCGACAGCGACCTGCACGATGTGATGCAGTACAGCCAGACGCTGCAGCGCGAGGTCTTTCCCGACTTCCGCGTCGGGTTTCTGCACGGGCGCATGAAGCAGGCCGACAAGGACGCCATCATGGCGGACTTTGTGTCAAACCGCATTCAGGTGCTGGTGTCGACCACCGTCATCGAGGTCGGCGTGGATGTGAAAAATGCGACGGTCATGATGATTGAAAACGCCGAGCGCTTTGGCCTCTCGGCGCTTCACCAGCTGCGCGGGCGTGTGGGCAGAGGCGAGCACAAGTCGCTGTGTGTTCTCGTGTCGGACAGCCGAAACGAGAAGACGGTCGAGCGGCTGCGCACTCTCTGCCGCACAAACGACGGCTTTCAGATTGCCGAGGCGGATTTGAAGCTGCGCGGGCCGGGCGATTTCTTCGGCGTGCGCCAGCACGGTCTGCCCGCTCTTCGCATTGCCGACATGGCGGGAGATATGCGCATTTTGAAAGAGGCGCAGGAGGCTGCGGCCGATCTGCTGCGGCGCGACCCTGCGCTCGAGGCGCCGGAGCTTTTGCCGCTGCGCGAAAAGCTCGAGGAGCTGTTCGCCCTCGAGGAGGGCAATTTTCTCAACTGA
- a CDS encoding ECF transporter S component gives MNQKVLYRMVVTGLMAAMIFVVTMFLKIEIPTPTGPTMLKIGNIICLTTGLLFGGVTGGLAAGIGSALFDLCHPAYAAEFYITFINFFMMGFVCGLVSHLRGQRGKNFALNCGAAAAGALTYFVLHIGKNVLVLVLSGSNFQAALLANTTKMITSGVNAAIAVIAAVLITPALRPLLERAGVYRKLEG, from the coding sequence GTGAACCAGAAAGTGCTCTATCGAATGGTGGTCACGGGGCTGATGGCGGCCATGATCTTTGTTGTGACCATGTTTTTGAAAATTGAGATTCCGACGCCGACCGGTCCCACCATGCTCAAAATCGGCAACATCATCTGCCTGACGACGGGACTTCTCTTCGGCGGCGTCACCGGCGGACTCGCCGCGGGCATTGGCTCAGCGCTCTTTGACCTGTGCCACCCGGCCTATGCGGCAGAGTTCTACATCACGTTTATCAACTTTTTTATGATGGGTTTTGTCTGCGGCCTCGTCTCGCATCTGCGCGGGCAGCGCGGCAAGAATTTTGCGCTCAACTGCGGTGCGGCTGCAGCGGGTGCGCTGACTTACTTCGTACTCCACATCGGCAAGAATGTGCTGGTTTTGGTGCTGTCAGGCAGCAATTTCCAGGCGGCGCTGCTTGCGAACACGACCAAGATGATCACCTCCGGCGTCAACGCCGCGATTGCGGTGATCGCCGCCGTGCTGATCACGCCGGCGCTGCGGCCGCTGCTCGAGAGAGCCGGTGTCTACCGGAAGCTCGAGGGATAA
- a CDS encoding HAD family hydrolase, which yields MNTILFDLDGTLLPMDQDVFTKGYFKELAAKCAPFGLEAGPLVDAVWAGTAAMVKNDGAETNETRFWQTFAGILGERVLPLKEEFEHFYGQEFHRARAFTGENPLAARTVRAVREKGYRVALATNPLFPLVGVRTRLSWLGLTPEDFSLVTSYESSHFCKPNPGYYREVLAALGAAPQDCLMVGNDTGEDGCVVELGMDFYLVTDCLGGSGKPEDYRHGSFADCAAYLESLPAL from the coding sequence ATGAACACGATCTTATTTGATCTGGACGGCACGCTGCTGCCCATGGACCAGGACGTATTTACAAAGGGCTACTTCAAAGAGCTCGCCGCGAAGTGCGCCCCCTTTGGCCTTGAGGCGGGGCCTCTGGTCGACGCGGTCTGGGCGGGCACGGCGGCCATGGTCAAAAACGACGGCGCTGAGACCAATGAGACCCGCTTCTGGCAGACGTTCGCGGGCATTCTGGGGGAGCGGGTTCTGCCGCTCAAGGAGGAGTTTGAGCACTTTTATGGGCAGGAGTTTCACCGGGCGCGCGCTTTCACAGGCGAGAATCCCCTCGCGGCGCGCACCGTGCGCGCTGTGCGGGAAAAGGGATACCGGGTGGCGCTTGCGACAAATCCTCTCTTTCCGCTTGTGGGCGTGCGTACGCGGCTGTCCTGGCTGGGGCTCACACCGGAGGATTTCTCGCTCGTCACAAGCTATGAGAGCTCGCACTTCTGCAAGCCGAATCCGGGCTATTACCGCGAGGTGCTCGCCGCTCTCGGTGCTGCGCCGCAGGACTGCCTGATGGTGGGCAACGACACCGGGGAGGACGGCTGCGTCGTAGAGCTCGGTATGGATTTCTATCTGGTCACCGACTGCCTCGGCGGCAGCGGGAAGCCGGAGGACTACCGGCACGGCAGCTTTGCGGACTGCGCCGCCTATCTCGAGAGCCTGCCCGCGCTGTGA
- a CDS encoding WG repeat-containing protein → MKQRHAALLLTLALLLALLAGCSSPAQSDEPQPPADPAGSTEEPVQPLETREPLDPDVRLKIEMQLSTSLPNCEVVFYAGEGDLFVVRRDGKDGLVNQNGDVIAPAEYDGINGFHDGLTAASKDGLWGYLDYAGRTVIPFEYENAAYFSEGLAAVAKDGKIGFIDRTGAFVIEPKFPYSGVLTAFEDGLALIQNESRTRYAFCDRSGELLCDYVYEMEEYTFGFDNGYAIVLRDGRYGALDTSCREVIEPLYTGLFGPDENGLFSAQRDGKCGALNTAGEVVIPFAYNDFYELDRAIAAQREK, encoded by the coding sequence ATGAAACAACGCCACGCCGCTCTCCTGCTCACACTGGCTCTCCTGCTCGCACTGCTCGCGGGCTGTTCGTCGCCCGCACAGTCCGACGAGCCGCAGCCGCCCGCCGATCCCGCCGGCTCCACGGAAGAACCGGTGCAGCCTCTTGAGACGCGCGAGCCGCTCGATCCCGATGTGCGCCTGAAAATTGAGATGCAGCTCTCAACGTCCCTGCCCAACTGCGAGGTCGTGTTCTACGCGGGCGAGGGGGATCTCTTTGTCGTGCGCCGCGATGGCAAGGACGGGCTTGTCAACCAAAACGGAGATGTCATTGCGCCGGCCGAGTACGATGGCATCAACGGCTTTCACGACGGTCTCACCGCCGCGTCAAAGGATGGGCTCTGGGGCTATCTCGACTATGCCGGACGCACTGTCATCCCCTTTGAATATGAGAACGCCGCCTACTTCAGCGAGGGACTGGCCGCGGTGGCCAAAGACGGAAAAATCGGCTTTATCGATCGAACCGGCGCCTTTGTGATCGAACCGAAATTTCCCTACAGCGGCGTGCTCACCGCCTTTGAAGACGGCCTTGCCCTCATACAAAACGAGTCGCGTACCCGCTACGCTTTCTGCGACAGGAGCGGCGAACTTCTGTGTGACTATGTCTATGAGATGGAGGAGTACACCTTCGGCTTTGACAACGGCTATGCCATTGTTCTGCGGGACGGGCGTTACGGCGCCCTCGACACCAGCTGCCGCGAAGTGATCGAACCCCTCTACACCGGACTTTTCGGACCGGATGAAAATGGTCTGTTCTCCGCCCAGAGAGACGGCAAATGCGGCGCGCTGAACACCGCCGGCGAAGTGGTGATTCCCTTTGCCTACAACGACTTCTACGAGCTCGATCGGGCCATCGCGGCGCAGAGAGAAAAATAG
- a CDS encoding metallophosphoesterase family protein, with protein MLRIIQAADFHLDSALVGLPPELARARRSEMRARAAQLIDYAAESGAQIALLPGDLFDDGTQVSGATVRLLGDAFERASRVRFFIAPGNHDPLTRDSVYRAADFPKNVHIFSSREMTGVPIEELGVTVWGIGSFDAAASHRPLAGFQARGETPLHIGVVHGNVTGSKADDYAPMTPDEIAHSGLAYLALGHVHSFGGVQTAGEVRYAYSGALEGRGFDETGEKGFLEGTVERGRCELRFVPFARRRYEIVPVRLCDVRTTEQAALAVREALDSCSREDILRVVLEGEIPGELLLSRELIENSLRDFYHVELRDHTRPRADFGALAQENSLRGLFVRQMMEKLSMAADESERALTQRALRIGLRVLEGERVTPDEID; from the coding sequence ATGCTCAGAATCATTCAGGCAGCTGATTTTCATCTGGATTCGGCTCTGGTGGGACTCCCGCCGGAGCTTGCCCGCGCGCGGCGCAGCGAGATGCGCGCGCGTGCGGCGCAGCTGATTGACTACGCCGCCGAGAGCGGGGCGCAGATCGCGCTGCTGCCGGGAGATCTGTTTGACGACGGGACGCAGGTCTCAGGTGCCACGGTGCGTCTGCTCGGCGATGCGTTTGAAAGGGCTTCGCGCGTGCGCTTTTTCATCGCCCCGGGAAACCACGACCCTCTCACGCGCGACAGCGTCTACCGCGCGGCGGACTTTCCAAAGAACGTACACATCTTCTCGTCGCGGGAGATGACGGGGGTTCCCATTGAAGAGCTCGGCGTCACGGTGTGGGGAATCGGCAGCTTTGACGCCGCGGCGTCCCACAGGCCGCTCGCGGGCTTTCAGGCCCGGGGGGAGACGCCGCTTCACATCGGCGTTGTACACGGCAACGTCACCGGCTCCAAGGCCGACGATTACGCCCCGATGACGCCGGACGAGATCGCGCACAGCGGCCTTGCCTATCTCGCGCTCGGACATGTGCACAGCTTTGGCGGCGTACAGACGGCGGGAGAGGTCCGCTATGCCTACAGCGGCGCGCTCGAGGGCCGCGGCTTTGACGAGACCGGAGAAAAGGGCTTTTTGGAGGGCACGGTGGAGCGCGGCCGCTGTGAGCTGCGCTTTGTCCCCTTTGCCAGGCGGCGCTATGAGATTGTACCGGTGCGCCTTTGCGACGTTCGCACCACCGAGCAGGCGGCGCTCGCCGTGCGCGAGGCGCTTGACAGCTGCTCGCGCGAGGACATTCTGCGCGTGGTGCTCGAGGGCGAAATCCCGGGGGAGCTGCTGCTGTCGCGGGAGCTAATCGAGAATTCGCTGCGCGATTTCTACCATGTGGAGCTGCGCGACCACACACGCCCACGCGCCGATTTTGGCGCTCTTGCGCAGGAGAACAGCCTGCGCGGGCTGTTTGTCAGACAGATGATGGAAAAACTTTCGATGGCGGCCGATGAGAGCGAGCGTGCGCTCACACAGCGCGCGCTTCGCATCGGCCTGCGGGTGCTTGAGGGAGAGAGGGTGACGCCGGATGAGATTGACTGA
- a CDS encoding MarR family transcriptional regulator: MLEQDFELLYLKFRANYYKRMVEKIGPREGSLSATECFCVEIIHLLGGPTVSQFARYLKISVPNALYKINCLVEKGYVERIDGNDRRENRLLVTAKFLDYYGLRDRDNARLMSRIHESFSEEEIERLDEMIRRIIALMDEPEQSGGENT; the protein is encoded by the coding sequence GTGCTGGAACAGGATTTCGAGCTGTTGTATCTGAAATTCCGCGCCAATTACTACAAGCGAATGGTGGAGAAAATCGGCCCGCGTGAGGGGAGTCTGAGCGCGACCGAGTGCTTCTGTGTCGAGATCATCCACCTGCTCGGCGGGCCAACGGTGAGTCAGTTTGCGCGGTACTTGAAGATCTCAGTGCCAAACGCCCTCTACAAAATCAACTGTCTGGTGGAAAAGGGCTACGTCGAGCGCATCGACGGCAACGACCGCAGGGAGAACCGTCTGCTGGTCACGGCGAAATTTCTCGACTACTACGGTCTCAGAGACCGCGACAATGCCCGGCTGATGAGCCGGATTCACGAAAGCTTTTCCGAGGAGGAAATAGAGCGGCTTGACGAAATGATCCGGCGCATCATCGCTCTGATGGACGAGCCGGAACAAAGCGGAGGAGAGAACACATGA
- a CDS encoding DAK2 domain-containing protein, with protein MLRDMVISGANNIEQYKEPVNELNVFPVPDGDTGTNMSLTMSSAGAELQRVADKNAGEVAKITASATLKGARGNSGVILSLLFRGFAKGLADCEEIDGVTLAEALGHGVAAAYKAVMKPTEGTILTVARVSAEKAQEVAAQDNDPLKVFERLVEVAKEVLAETPEMLPVLKQAGVVDSGGRGLIYIYEGMLSVLRDGVIIKAKAPQENAQKANFASFDSADIRFAYCTEFIIHKEHSNKVRNPEALRQFLESNGDSVVFAEDDDIIKVHVHSNKPGRMLQEALKYGYLTNMKIENMIEQLAEKASEMQSDERVVAAPEKPIGFVAVSAGEGITSVLRDLMVDEVVFGGQTMNPSTEDILKAVDKTPAECVFVLPNNKNIIMAAEMAQKIEKDKRIVVLPTKTMPEGISAMLAFDESLSVEENEQNMREAIKGVKTGLVTYAVRDSVTDGKKIKQGEIIGLHGGHIGAVTKSIEKTALELVKQMVDESASFMTIFYGADVKAEDAERLHELLTKRCGDRLEVTLVPGGQPVYYYIISVE; from the coding sequence ATGCTCCGGGATATGGTGATCTCGGGGGCCAACAACATCGAGCAGTACAAGGAGCCGGTCAACGAGCTCAACGTCTTTCCGGTTCCCGACGGGGATACCGGAACCAACATGTCGCTGACCATGTCGTCGGCCGGAGCCGAGCTGCAGCGCGTGGCAGACAAAAATGCGGGCGAGGTCGCGAAGATCACAGCCTCGGCGACGCTCAAGGGCGCGCGCGGAAACTCCGGCGTCATTTTGTCGCTGCTGTTTCGCGGGTTTGCCAAGGGCCTGGCCGACTGTGAGGAGATCGACGGCGTGACACTCGCCGAGGCGCTCGGCCACGGTGTGGCGGCGGCCTACAAGGCCGTCATGAAGCCCACAGAGGGCACCATCCTGACGGTTGCGCGTGTATCCGCCGAAAAGGCGCAGGAGGTCGCGGCGCAGGACAATGACCCGCTCAAGGTCTTTGAGCGGCTTGTGGAGGTCGCAAAGGAAGTGCTCGCCGAGACACCCGAGATGCTGCCGGTCCTAAAGCAGGCGGGCGTTGTGGACTCGGGCGGCCGGGGACTGATCTACATCTACGAGGGTATGCTCTCGGTGCTGCGCGACGGCGTTATCATCAAGGCAAAGGCCCCGCAGGAGAACGCCCAAAAGGCGAATTTCGCCTCGTTTGACAGTGCCGACATCCGCTTTGCCTACTGCACAGAGTTCATCATCCACAAGGAGCACTCGAACAAGGTGAGAAACCCCGAGGCGCTGCGCCAGTTCCTCGAGAGCAACGGCGACAGCGTGGTCTTTGCCGAGGATGACGACATCATCAAGGTGCATGTCCACTCGAACAAGCCCGGGCGCATGCTGCAGGAGGCTCTCAAATACGGCTATCTGACCAACATGAAAATCGAGAACATGATCGAGCAGCTCGCCGAAAAGGCCAGCGAGATGCAAAGCGACGAGCGCGTCGTCGCCGCCCCCGAGAAGCCGATCGGCTTTGTCGCAGTGTCGGCGGGCGAGGGCATCACGAGCGTCTTGCGCGATTTGATGGTCGATGAGGTCGTCTTCGGCGGCCAGACCATGAACCCCTCGACGGAGGACATTCTCAAGGCGGTCGATAAGACTCCGGCCGAGTGTGTGTTTGTGCTGCCCAACAACAAGAATATCATCATGGCCGCCGAGATGGCACAGAAGATTGAAAAGGACAAGCGCATCGTCGTTCTGCCGACCAAGACCATGCCTGAGGGCATTTCGGCCATGCTCGCGTTTGACGAGTCCCTGTCGGTGGAAGAGAACGAGCAGAACATGCGCGAGGCGATCAAGGGCGTCAAAACCGGCCTTGTCACCTATGCGGTGCGCGACTCGGTCACCGACGGCAAAAAAATCAAGCAGGGTGAGATCATCGGCCTGCACGGCGGGCACATTGGCGCCGTGACGAAATCCATTGAGAAGACCGCGCTTGAGCTTGTCAAGCAGATGGTCGATGAGTCGGCCTCGTTTATGACCATTTTCTACGGCGCCGACGTCAAGGCGGAGGATGCCGAACGGCTGCATGAGCTTTTGACCAAGCGCTGCGGCGACCGGCTCGAGGTTACATTGGTTCCGGGCGGCCAGCCGGTCTACTACTACATCATATCTGTGGAATAA